From Halotia branconii CENA392, the proteins below share one genomic window:
- a CDS encoding amylo-alpha-1,6-glucosidase codes for MPTKVTVNSNLITINDGSSFLVTASDGSIDDNQAQGFFVCDTRLISYYEISLNRYPLVLLASSNITHHSALYQFTNPQLPTVNGTLPSESLLITIRRDIVGGMHEDIDITNHHLEAVEFQLMLAIRADFADIFEVKAKNILTRGETVTTWKDGILSTEYRNGDFLRGIITESVCATSTARYANGRLIFDVAIAPGESWHTCINFTAKANGDVLKPQQTCAVSHSTKAGKVRDEFLTNATKMRSSNAQIQEFYQQAIVDMGALRIEVNDNDQQFWMPAAGIPWFMAVFGRDSIITSLQTMAIYHDFARGTLVRLAQLQATQLDDWHDAQPGKMLHELRHDELTNIKQLPYNPYYGTVDTTILWIITLAQTYSWNADLGMLDECRTPLEKALTWIDQYGDFDGDGFVEYLTRSSKGLRNQGWKDSGDAIVYPNGQLVEPPIALCELQGYMYDAWLKAAFIYDVWGEKEQAKKLRQKAEKLYQRFNEQFWIESENFYCLGLDNNKQQIQSIASNPGHLLWSGIVPPERANKVVERLFQQDMWCGWGVRTLSSQNSAYNPISYQRGSVWPHDNSIIAAGLKRYGYHQQVNQIAEGIFAAASYFQAGRMPELFAGIERQNNNFPVPYPDANIPQAWAAGSILLLISTILGLAADAPQKKLKVKPSLPDCLPDLELTNLSVGDATVALRFWQAGKQTQWEVTSLAGELKVID; via the coding sequence CATCATAGTGCGCTTTACCAATTCACTAACCCGCAACTTCCCACAGTTAACGGCACTTTACCTTCTGAGAGTTTGCTTATTACTATTCGGCGCGATATTGTCGGCGGGATGCATGAAGATATTGATATTACCAACCATCACTTAGAGGCGGTTGAGTTTCAACTGATGCTAGCGATACGTGCGGATTTTGCAGATATCTTTGAGGTGAAAGCAAAGAATATTTTGACAAGGGGAGAGACAGTCACAACCTGGAAAGATGGCATCCTCTCTACCGAGTACCGTAACGGTGATTTTTTACGAGGTATTATCACTGAGTCAGTTTGTGCAACTTCCACAGCAAGGTATGCTAACGGTCGTTTAATATTTGATGTAGCGATCGCTCCTGGTGAATCATGGCATACCTGTATTAACTTTACAGCCAAAGCCAACGGAGATGTTCTCAAACCTCAACAAACTTGTGCTGTGTCTCACAGTACCAAAGCTGGAAAAGTTAGGGATGAATTTCTCACTAATGCTACAAAGATGCGATCGTCGAATGCACAGATACAAGAATTTTATCAACAGGCGATCGTCGATATGGGAGCGCTGCGGATTGAAGTCAATGATAACGACCAGCAATTTTGGATGCCGGCTGCTGGTATACCTTGGTTTATGGCAGTCTTTGGACGTGACTCGATAATTACCAGCTTGCAAACAATGGCAATTTACCATGATTTTGCTCGTGGTACGCTTGTCAGGTTGGCTCAACTACAAGCAACCCAGTTAGATGACTGGCACGATGCCCAACCAGGAAAGATGCTGCATGAACTGCGTCATGATGAGTTAACTAACATCAAGCAACTTCCCTATAATCCTTACTACGGCACAGTAGATACCACCATTCTTTGGATTATCACTTTAGCCCAAACTTATTCTTGGAATGCCGACCTTGGTATGTTGGATGAGTGCCGAACGCCACTAGAAAAAGCATTAACCTGGATTGATCAATACGGTGACTTTGATGGCGATGGATTTGTTGAATATTTAACTCGTTCATCAAAAGGATTACGTAATCAAGGCTGGAAAGATTCTGGTGATGCAATAGTTTATCCGAATGGTCAGTTAGTTGAACCACCAATAGCTTTATGTGAATTACAAGGCTATATGTATGATGCGTGGCTAAAAGCAGCTTTCATTTATGATGTGTGGGGAGAAAAAGAGCAAGCAAAAAAATTACGCCAAAAAGCAGAAAAATTATATCAACGATTTAACGAACAATTTTGGATTGAATCAGAAAACTTTTACTGTCTTGGTTTAGATAATAACAAGCAGCAAATCCAATCAATTGCCTCTAATCCTGGACATCTTTTATGGTCTGGCATTGTACCTCCAGAACGAGCCAACAAAGTTGTTGAGCGACTGTTTCAACAAGATATGTGGTGCGGTTGGGGTGTGCGGACTCTTTCATCTCAAAATTCAGCTTACAACCCCATTAGTTATCAACGGGGTAGTGTTTGGCCGCACGATAACTCGATTATTGCCGCAGGATTAAAGCGATACGGCTACCACCAACAAGTAAACCAGATTGCTGAAGGGATTTTTGCTGCTGCTAGTTATTTTCAAGCTGGGCGAATGCCAGAATTGTTTGCAGGAATCGAACGCCAAAATAATAACTTTCCTGTACCTTATCCAGATGCTAATATACCCCAAGCTTGGGCTGCCGGCTCGATTCTTTTACTGATTAGTACTATTTTAGGACTCGCAGCCGATGCACCACAGAAAAAGTTAAAAGTAAAGCCTAGTTTACCAGATTGTTTGCCAGATTTAGAACTCACAAATCTTAGTGTAGGAGACGCTACAGTTGCATTACGATTTTGGCAAGCAGGCAAACAAACTCAATGGGAAGTTACTTCTTTAGCAGGTGAATTAAAAGTTATTGACTAA
- a CDS encoding cation diffusion facilitator family transporter produces the protein MATDSSKKTIFAAMGANLAIAITKFIAAAITGSSAMISEGIHSIVDTGDQLLLLLGVSRSQKPADESHPFGYGQELYFWTLIVAILIFSIGGGMSIYEGITHLINPSPLEDPMWNYVVLGAAILFEGFSWTVALKEFLPTKGKQNFWQAIKNSKDPTVFTVLFEDSAAILGLLVALIGIFLGHLFNNVYFDGIASIIIGIILAIVAVVLARESKGLLVGESADPQTIANIRSLSKTEPGVQNVVRVLTMQLAPQEVLLNLEIQFSQNLTGEEIASTVDSLEAKIRQQHPEIKQIFIEAKSLTTTRKLSQPF, from the coding sequence ATGGCAACAGATTCATCTAAAAAAACCATCTTTGCGGCGATGGGGGCTAACTTAGCGATCGCTATTACTAAATTTATCGCCGCTGCCATTACTGGCAGTTCCGCCATGATATCTGAAGGTATTCATTCAATTGTAGATACTGGCGACCAATTATTACTTTTGCTGGGAGTTAGCAGGAGTCAAAAGCCAGCAGATGAAAGCCATCCTTTTGGGTATGGTCAAGAACTTTATTTTTGGACTTTAATCGTTGCTATCCTCATCTTTTCTATTGGTGGGGGAATGTCAATTTACGAAGGAATCACTCATTTAATTAACCCCAGCCCTTTGGAAGATCCGATGTGGAATTATGTTGTACTAGGTGCAGCAATATTGTTTGAGGGCTTTTCTTGGACTGTAGCTTTAAAAGAGTTTTTGCCGACCAAGGGAAAACAAAATTTTTGGCAAGCAATTAAAAATAGTAAAGATCCAACAGTATTTACTGTATTATTTGAAGATTCTGCGGCAATTTTGGGCTTACTTGTTGCCCTGATCGGAATTTTTTTAGGACATCTATTCAATAACGTTTATTTTGATGGCATCGCCTCGATTATTATTGGTATTATTTTAGCTATAGTAGCAGTAGTACTAGCCAGAGAAAGTAAAGGCTTATTAGTTGGTGAAAGTGCCGATCCTCAAACCATAGCAAATATTCGCTCTTTATCAAAAACAGAACCAGGAGTACAAAATGTAGTGCGTGTACTCACAATGCAACTTGCTCCGCAGGAAGTATTACTCAACTTAGAAATCCAGTTTTCTCAAAATCTGACAGGTGAAGAGATCGCATCGACTGTAGATAGTTTAGAAGCAAAAATTCGCCAACAGCATCCTGAAATCAAACAAATCTTTATTGAAGCCAAATCTTTAACTACTACTCGTAAACTTTCTCAACCTTTTTAA